One Bacillus spongiae DNA window includes the following coding sequences:
- a CDS encoding MaoC/PaaZ C-terminal domain-containing protein — MLLGKKRKLGRMIGEISVGEKLTLTEKIEDKDLLLYLGLTNDANPLYIQHDYASQTPFKKPIVPTVMLNGIIHSAVSKYMPGPGAHVIGMQVDYPKPVYHYDTVHFLFTIIAVDTDTHVITINVQGSNEEGETVVKGDIQVCPPHKKQKMEGHTLENF, encoded by the coding sequence TTGTTATTGGGTAAAAAGCGAAAGCTAGGAAGAATGATTGGAGAAATAAGTGTAGGAGAAAAATTAACACTTACTGAGAAAATAGAAGATAAGGATTTACTTTTATATCTTGGGCTAACAAATGATGCTAATCCATTATATATTCAACATGATTATGCTTCTCAAACGCCGTTTAAAAAACCAATAGTTCCAACTGTCATGTTAAATGGAATCATTCACTCTGCAGTTTCAAAATACATGCCGGGACCTGGTGCTCACGTAATTGGTATGCAAGTCGACTATCCAAAGCCGGTTTATCATTATGATACAGTTCATTTTTTATTTACAATAATAGCTGTGGATACAGACACACATGTCATTACGATTAATGTTCAGGGATCGAATGAAGAAGGTGAGACAGTTGTAAAAGGGGATATACAAGTTTGTCCACCACATAAGAAACAAAAAATGGAAGGTCATACTTTAGAAAATTTTTAA
- the pyk gene encoding pyruvate kinase, with protein sequence MRKTKIVCTIGPASESVEMLTKLVNAGLNVTRLNFSHGDFEEHGARIKNIREVSETTGKTIGILLDTKGPEIRTHTMEDGAIELVAGNEIILSMSEVIGTTEKFSITYEGLIEDVSVGSKILLDDGLIGLEVIEINKAAKEIRTMILNSGTLKNKKGVNVPGVSVKLPGITDKDASDIRFGIEQGVDYIAASFVRRASDVLEIRQLLEENNAPHIQIIPKIENQEGVDNIDEILEVSDGLMVARGDLGVEIPAEEVPLVQKNLIRKCNNLGKPVITATQMLDSMQRNPRPTRAEASDVANAIFDGTDAIMLSGETAAGSYPEEAVQTMHNIASRAEQVLDCNAILSNLGKHSGHNMTDAIGQSVAHTAINLDVNAIIAPTESGHTAKMISKYRPKAPIVAVTGDAAVSRRLALVWGVNPIVGSTVTTTDEMLDMAVGTSLKHNMVKQGDLVVITAGVPVGEAGTTNLMKIHVVGDVLAKGQGIGRKSAYGKAVIAKNATEALNKIEEGSVLVTVGSDKEMVPAIEKCAALITEEGGLTSHAAVVGISLGKPVIVGVENATSLLQDGQELTIDATRGVIYNGHASVL encoded by the coding sequence ATGAGAAAAACAAAAATCGTTTGTACGATTGGTCCAGCTAGTGAGAGTGTAGAAATGTTAACGAAATTAGTCAATGCAGGTTTAAATGTAACTCGTTTAAACTTTTCGCATGGTGATTTTGAAGAGCATGGAGCGCGTATTAAAAACATTCGTGAAGTATCAGAGACTACAGGGAAGACGATCGGAATTCTTTTGGATACGAAAGGTCCAGAAATTCGCACACATACGATGGAAGACGGAGCGATTGAGCTAGTAGCAGGGAATGAGATTATCCTCTCAATGAGTGAAGTGATTGGTACGACTGAAAAGTTCTCCATTACGTATGAAGGGTTAATTGAAGATGTAAGTGTTGGTTCAAAAATTTTGTTAGATGATGGATTAATTGGATTAGAAGTAATAGAGATTAACAAAGCTGCTAAAGAAATTCGTACGATGATTTTAAACAGTGGAACACTGAAAAATAAAAAAGGTGTTAATGTCCCTGGTGTTTCTGTGAAACTTCCTGGAATCACAGATAAGGATGCAAGTGATATTCGTTTCGGTATTGAACAAGGTGTTGATTATATCGCCGCTTCGTTTGTGCGTAGAGCTTCAGACGTATTAGAGATTCGTCAACTATTAGAAGAAAATAATGCTCCACATATTCAAATCATCCCGAAAATCGAAAACCAAGAAGGTGTCGATAATATTGATGAAATCTTGGAAGTATCTGATGGTTTAATGGTTGCTCGTGGTGATTTAGGGGTTGAAATTCCGGCAGAAGAAGTTCCATTAGTACAAAAAAACCTTATTAGAAAATGTAATAATTTAGGGAAACCAGTTATTACGGCGACACAGATGTTAGATTCTATGCAAAGAAATCCACGCCCAACAAGAGCAGAGGCTAGTGATGTAGCAAATGCCATCTTTGATGGAACAGATGCAATCATGCTTTCAGGTGAAACGGCTGCAGGTAGTTATCCAGAAGAGGCCGTACAAACGATGCATAACATTGCTTCTCGTGCTGAACAAGTATTAGATTGTAATGCCATCCTTTCGAACCTTGGAAAACACTCTGGTCACAATATGACAGATGCTATAGGTCAATCCGTTGCCCATACAGCGATAAATTTAGATGTGAATGCCATCATTGCACCAACGGAAAGTGGTCACACTGCTAAAATGATTTCTAAATACCGCCCTAAAGCACCGATTGTTGCGGTGACGGGTGATGCGGCAGTATCCAGACGTTTAGCACTTGTTTGGGGAGTAAATCCAATTGTGGGTTCAACCGTTACGACAACAGATGAGATGCTTGATATGGCTGTGGGTACTTCTTTAAAGCATAATATGGTGAAGCAAGGAGATCTTGTTGTGATAACAGCAGGAGTTCCAGTAGGTGAAGCTGGTACGACAAACTTGATGAAAATTCATGTTGTAGGTGATGTGCTTGCAAAAGGACAAGGCATTGGTCGCAAATCAGCATATGGAAAAGCAGTCATTGCCAAAAATGCTACTGAGGCATTAAATAAAATTGAAGAGGGCTCTGTCCTTGTAACAGTAGGTTCTGATAAAGAAATGGTACCTGCTATTGAAAAATGTGCGGCTCTAATTACAGAAGAAGGCGGATTAACAAGCCATGCTGCTGTAGTCGGTATTTCGCTTGGCAAACCGGTTATAGTAGGAGTAGAGAATGCTACATCACTGCTTCAAGATGGACAAGAACTTACAATTGATGCTACACGTGGTGTTATATATAACGGTCACGCTTCCGTCCTATAA
- the accD gene encoding acetyl-CoA carboxylase, carboxyltransferase subunit beta yields MLKEIFAKGKKKKYATIPSEASKQDVPEGIMTKCPKCRKIMYTKELQKNSKVCLHCQYHHPMSSDERIKSFIDEGSFHSLDNELISENPLQFPDYIEKLEKDREKTKINEAVVTGFGKVNGYEVVVAIMDSRFRMGSMGSVVGEKITRAIEEASQRNCPFIIFTASGGARMQEGVLSLMQMAKTSAALKQFSDKGGLYISIMTHPTTGGVSASFASLGDYNFAEPGALIGFAGRRIIEQTIREELPEDFQTAEFLLEHGQLDDVISRLELKEKMTTLLDIHCSGRDESWQMN; encoded by the coding sequence GTGCTAAAGGAGATATTTGCTAAAGGCAAAAAAAAGAAATATGCAACCATTCCTTCGGAAGCGTCTAAACAAGATGTCCCTGAAGGAATTATGACGAAATGTCCTAAGTGTCGGAAGATAATGTATACAAAGGAATTACAAAAAAATAGCAAAGTTTGTTTACATTGCCAGTACCATCATCCAATGAGTAGTGATGAAAGAATCAAAAGCTTTATAGATGAGGGTTCATTTCATTCACTAGACAATGAATTAATATCTGAAAACCCTTTACAGTTTCCAGATTATATAGAAAAGCTTGAAAAAGATCGAGAAAAAACAAAAATTAATGAAGCGGTTGTAACGGGATTTGGTAAAGTGAATGGGTATGAGGTTGTCGTAGCAATTATGGATTCCCGCTTTAGAATGGGAAGCATGGGTTCTGTAGTTGGAGAAAAAATTACTAGAGCGATTGAAGAAGCTAGTCAGCGCAATTGTCCGTTTATTATTTTTACAGCTAGTGGTGGAGCCCGTATGCAAGAAGGGGTTCTTTCATTGATGCAAATGGCTAAAACCAGTGCAGCCCTGAAACAATTTAGTGATAAGGGTGGATTGTATATTTCAATTATGACACACCCAACAACGGGCGGTGTATCTGCTAGTTTTGCCTCACTCGGTGATTATAACTTTGCCGAACCAGGTGCTTTAATAGGGTTTGCGGGTAGACGAATTATTGAACAAACGATCCGTGAAGAACTTCCAGAGGACTTTCAAACAGCTGAGTTTTTATTAGAACACGGTCAACTTGATGATGTGATTTCAAGACTAGAGCTGAAGGAAAAGATGACTACTTTATTAGATATTCATTGTTCAGGGAGGGATGAAAGTTGGCAAATGAATTAG
- the citZ gene encoding citrate synthase encodes MTTTRGLEGIVATTSSISSIIDDTLTYVGYNIDDLTNYASFEEVIYLLWHLRLPNQAELEEFRNQLADEYELPTQVLEHFKTYPIDSVHPMGALRTAVSLLGLFDDEADVMDDEANYRKAIRLQAKMPALVTAFARIRNGQDPVSPRKDLSFAANFLYMLTGEEPKDIQVEAFNKALVLHADHELNASTFTGRVCVATLSDVYSGVTAAIGALKGPLHGGANEQVMKMLTDIDSVENVDQIIHEKLDRKEKIMGFGHRVYREGDPRAKHLREMSKKLTELSGETKWYEMSMKIEEIVTSEKNLPPNVDFYSASVYHSLNIDHDLFTPIFAVSRVSGWLAHILEQYSNNRLIRPRAEYTGPGKQQFIPIDQRG; translated from the coding sequence ATGACAACAACACGTGGATTAGAAGGAATTGTTGCAACGACTTCTTCTATCAGCTCTATTATTGACGACACACTTACATATGTAGGGTATAACATTGATGATCTTACAAATTATGCATCTTTTGAGGAGGTAATCTATTTACTTTGGCATTTAAGACTACCTAATCAAGCTGAGTTGGAAGAATTCAGAAATCAACTAGCAGATGAGTATGAATTGCCGACACAAGTTTTAGAACATTTTAAAACATACCCAATTGATTCGGTGCACCCAATGGGAGCTCTTCGAACAGCTGTTTCTCTACTAGGATTGTTTGATGATGAGGCAGATGTGATGGACGATGAGGCGAATTATCGTAAGGCTATTCGTTTACAAGCAAAAATGCCAGCATTAGTGACAGCGTTTGCGCGAATTAGAAATGGACAAGACCCGGTTTCACCAAGAAAAGACCTTAGCTTCGCTGCAAATTTCTTGTACATGTTAACAGGAGAAGAGCCTAAAGATATTCAAGTAGAAGCGTTTAATAAAGCATTAGTTCTTCACGCTGACCATGAATTAAATGCATCTACTTTCACGGGTCGTGTATGTGTAGCAACGCTTTCAGATGTTTATTCGGGTGTAACTGCTGCGATTGGTGCCTTGAAAGGGCCACTACATGGTGGGGCAAACGAACAAGTAATGAAAATGTTAACAGACATTGATTCGGTTGAGAATGTAGACCAAATTATACATGAAAAGCTAGATCGTAAAGAAAAAATTATGGGATTTGGCCACCGTGTATATCGTGAAGGTGATCCTCGAGCAAAGCATCTTCGGGAAATGTCAAAGAAATTAACGGAACTAAGTGGAGAGACAAAGTGGTATGAAATGTCAATGAAGATTGAAGAGATTGTGACATCGGAGAAGAACCTACCACCAAATGTTGATTTCTATTCAGCGTCCGTATACCATAGTTTAAACATTGATCATGATCTATTTACACCGATCTTTGCGGTAAGTCGAGTATCAGGGTGGTTAGCTCACATCCTTGAGCAATACTCTAATAATCGCCTGATTCGTCCTCGTGCGGAATATACAGGTCCAGGAAAGCAACAATTTATCCCGATTGATCAAAGAGGGTAA
- the icd gene encoding NADP-dependent isocitrate dehydrogenase: MTQGEKITVENGVLNVPNNPIVPFIEGDGTGPDIWAAASRVLDAAVEKAYKGKRKIEWKEVYAGEKAFNKTGEWLPSETLDAIREYFIAIKGPLTTPIGGGIRSLNVALRQELDLFVCLRPVRYFDGVPSPVRRPEDTDMVIFRENTEDIYAGIEYAKGSDEVKKLIHFLQTEMGANKIRFPETSGIGIKPVSEEGTSRLVRAAINYAIKEGRKSVTLVHKGNIMKFTEGAFKNWGYELAEKEFGDKVFTWAQYDKIKEEQGVDAANKAQTEAEAAGKIIVKDAIADIFLQQILTRPKEFDVVATMNLNGDYISDALAAQVGGIGIAPGANINYETGHAIFEATHGTAPKYAGLDKVNPSSVILSGVLLLEHLGWTEAANLIMTSIEKTIASKVVTYDFARLMDGATEVKASEFGTALIDNM; encoded by the coding sequence ATGACACAAGGTGAAAAAATTACTGTAGAAAATGGAGTACTTAATGTACCAAATAACCCAATTGTTCCATTCATTGAAGGAGACGGAACGGGACCAGATATTTGGGCTGCAGCATCACGTGTTCTAGACGCGGCTGTTGAAAAAGCGTATAAAGGTAAGCGTAAAATTGAGTGGAAAGAAGTTTATGCAGGAGAAAAAGCGTTTAATAAAACAGGAGAATGGCTACCTTCAGAAACACTTGATGCCATCCGTGAGTATTTTATTGCTATTAAAGGACCATTAACGACGCCTATTGGTGGAGGAATTCGTTCACTAAATGTTGCATTACGTCAAGAATTAGACCTCTTCGTGTGTCTACGTCCAGTAAGGTATTTCGATGGAGTACCTTCACCAGTAAGACGTCCTGAAGATACAGATATGGTTATTTTCCGTGAAAACACAGAAGATATCTATGCTGGTATTGAGTATGCGAAGGGATCAGATGAAGTGAAAAAGCTTATTCATTTCCTTCAAACGGAAATGGGAGCTAATAAAATTCGTTTCCCAGAAACTTCTGGTATCGGTATTAAGCCTGTATCTGAAGAGGGAACAAGCAGATTAGTCCGTGCAGCGATTAACTATGCTATTAAAGAAGGCCGTAAATCAGTAACGCTAGTTCATAAAGGAAATATTATGAAGTTCACAGAAGGAGCTTTCAAAAACTGGGGCTATGAGCTTGCTGAAAAAGAGTTCGGAGACAAGGTCTTTACATGGGCTCAATATGACAAAATCAAAGAAGAACAAGGAGTAGACGCTGCAAATAAAGCTCAAACAGAAGCAGAAGCAGCTGGGAAAATCATTGTGAAGGATGCTATTGCAGATATCTTCCTACAACAAATCTTAACCCGTCCGAAAGAATTTGATGTAGTTGCGACGATGAACTTAAACGGTGATTATATTTCTGATGCTCTTGCTGCTCAAGTAGGTGGAATCGGTATTGCTCCTGGAGCAAACATCAATTATGAAACGGGCCACGCAATTTTTGAAGCAACTCATGGTACAGCTCCTAAATACGCAGGCCTAGATAAAGTAAATCCTTCTTCCGTCATCCTTTCCGGTGTACTACTTCTTGAACACCTTGGCTGGACAGAAGCAGCGAATTTAATTATGACCTCTATTGAAAAAACGATTGCTTCTAAAGTCGTGACATATGATTTTGCACGTTTAATGGATGGAGCAACAGAAGTAAAGGCATCTGAATTTGGTACAGCGTTAATCGATAATATGTAA
- the mdh gene encoding malate dehydrogenase, which translates to MSIKRKKVSVIGGGFTGATTAFLLGQKELGDVVLVDIPQMENPTKGKALDMLEASPVQGFDANIIGTSNYEDTKDSDIVVITAGIARKPGMSRDDLVQTNQKIMRSVTQEVVKYSPNCYIIVLTNPVDAMTYTVFQESGFPKHRVIGQSGVLDTARFRTFVAQELNLSVKDVTGFVLGGHGDDMVPLVRYSYAGGIPLEKLISEDRLNAIVERTRKGGGEIVSLLGNGSAYYAPAASLVEMCEAILKDQRRVIPTIAYLEGEYGFEGIYLGVPTILGGNGLEEIIELELTDEEKSALQRSADSVKNVMATLA; encoded by the coding sequence ATGTCAATCAAACGCAAAAAGGTTTCTGTAATTGGTGGAGGTTTCACTGGAGCTACAACTGCTTTCTTACTAGGGCAGAAGGAACTAGGAGATGTTGTCTTAGTTGATATTCCACAAATGGAGAACCCAACAAAGGGTAAAGCTTTAGATATGTTAGAAGCTAGTCCAGTACAAGGTTTCGATGCTAATATTATTGGTACTTCTAACTATGAAGATACGAAGGACTCTGATATTGTTGTCATTACGGCAGGTATTGCTCGTAAACCAGGTATGAGCCGAGATGATCTTGTACAAACGAATCAAAAGATTATGCGCTCTGTTACACAAGAGGTCGTTAAATATTCTCCAAATTGCTATATTATAGTATTAACGAACCCGGTTGATGCGATGACTTATACAGTATTCCAAGAGTCTGGCTTCCCGAAACACCGAGTGATTGGACAATCAGGTGTACTTGATACAGCCCGCTTCCGTACGTTTGTTGCACAAGAATTAAACCTTTCTGTGAAAGACGTTACTGGTTTTGTTCTAGGTGGACACGGTGATGATATGGTACCACTTGTACGTTACTCCTATGCAGGAGGAATTCCTTTAGAAAAACTTATTTCAGAAGATCGTCTAAATGCTATCGTCGAACGGACAAGAAAAGGCGGCGGAGAAATTGTAAGTTTACTTGGGAATGGAAGTGCATACTATGCACCAGCAGCGTCCCTAGTAGAAATGTGTGAAGCAATTTTAAAGGATCAACGTCGTGTAATTCCGACAATTGCCTACTTAGAGGGTGAATATGGATTCGAGGGAATTTACTTAGGAGTTCCAACTATTTTAGGTGGAAATGGCCTAGAGGAAATTATCGAATTAGAACTGACGGATGAAGAAAAAAGCGCCTTACAACGTTCGGCAGATTCTGTAAAAAATGTAATGGCAACATTAGCTTAA
- the pfkA gene encoding 6-phosphofructokinase, translating to MKKIGVLTSGGDAPGMNAAVRAVVRKAIYHNLEVYGVYQGYNGLIQGNIKKLELGSVGDIIHRGGTTLYTARCEEFKTKEGQQKGIEQLKALGIEGLVVIGGDGSYRGAKALTEQGYPCVGVPGTIDNDIPGTELTIGFDTALNTVIDAVDKIRDTATSHERTFIIEVMGRNAGDIALWSGLAGGAETILIPEDPFDMDDICERLRKGQQRGKKHSIIIVAEGVMSGNELAARLKEESNLETRVSVLGHIQRGGSPTAADRVLASRLGSRAVELLMENIGGRAVGIEKNELVDYDIIEALAKPHAVDLKMCQLSKELSI from the coding sequence TTGAAGAAAATTGGTGTATTAACAAGTGGAGGAGATGCTCCGGGTATGAATGCCGCGGTGCGAGCGGTTGTACGTAAAGCCATTTATCACAATTTGGAAGTTTATGGGGTATATCAAGGGTACAATGGATTAATACAAGGAAACATAAAAAAATTAGAGCTTGGCTCTGTAGGCGATATAATTCATCGAGGTGGAACAACTCTTTATACAGCTCGTTGTGAGGAATTTAAAACAAAAGAAGGTCAACAAAAGGGAATAGAGCAGTTAAAAGCGCTAGGAATTGAAGGACTAGTAGTAATTGGCGGCGATGGTTCTTATAGAGGAGCAAAAGCATTAACTGAACAAGGATATCCATGTGTTGGCGTTCCAGGAACGATTGATAACGATATTCCAGGAACAGAGCTTACAATTGGGTTTGATACGGCATTGAATACTGTGATTGATGCTGTAGACAAAATTCGTGATACTGCTACTTCGCATGAAAGAACATTTATCATTGAAGTCATGGGCCGAAATGCAGGAGATATAGCGCTATGGTCAGGGTTAGCAGGCGGTGCAGAAACGATTTTAATTCCTGAAGATCCATTTGATATGGATGATATTTGCGAGCGTCTAAGGAAAGGTCAGCAACGTGGTAAAAAGCATAGTATTATTATCGTTGCAGAAGGAGTCATGTCAGGTAATGAGTTAGCAGCTAGACTAAAGGAAGAGTCTAATTTAGAAACACGAGTTTCTGTGTTAGGTCATATTCAGCGTGGAGGAAGTCCTACTGCAGCTGACCGGGTTCTAGCAAGCCGATTAGGCTCAAGAGCGGTAGAGCTTTTAATGGAGAATATCGGTGGTAGAGCAGTTGGAATTGAGAAAAATGAATTAGTGGATTATGACATTATCGAAGCTCTTGCTAAACCACACGCAGTTGATTTGAAGATGTGTCAATTATCAAAAGAACTGTCTATTTAA
- a CDS encoding FadR/GntR family transcriptional regulator: MTNKVYLSIVRKIREIIAEEGYKPGDKLPSERVLTERLQVGRSSVREALRALELLGLIETRRGEGTFLRDFRDHQLVELLGMFILQNTQAQRDVQQTKVFLEQECIRSFCTNVDHASVCDKLRNLQSALNQDEIDGYQVMQQLFAIHPNRLICKIWTILHDFAVNDKGNKEKLEKLEKAKWITILQALIDEDVTLAVKTFNSIKMSITS; encoded by the coding sequence TTGACTAATAAAGTATATTTAAGTATCGTAAGGAAAATAAGGGAAATCATTGCTGAAGAGGGTTATAAACCTGGCGATAAACTACCTTCAGAAAGAGTTCTCACTGAGCGTCTTCAAGTTGGACGTTCGTCTGTAAGAGAGGCTTTACGAGCGTTAGAACTATTAGGTTTAATTGAAACGAGAAGAGGCGAAGGAACATTCTTAAGAGACTTTCGAGATCATCAATTAGTAGAGTTACTAGGAATGTTTATTTTACAAAATACGCAAGCTCAAAGGGATGTTCAACAAACCAAAGTTTTTTTAGAACAAGAGTGCATACGTTCATTCTGTACTAATGTGGACCATGCTTCAGTTTGTGATAAGCTAAGGAATTTGCAATCTGCTCTAAATCAGGATGAAATAGATGGTTATCAAGTAATGCAACAGCTATTTGCGATACATCCCAATCGTCTAATCTGTAAAATATGGACAATATTACATGATTTTGCTGTGAACGATAAGGGGAATAAAGAAAAGCTGGAAAAGCTAGAGAAGGCTAAATGGATAACGATACTACAAGCCTTAATTGATGAAGATGTTACTCTTGCAGTAAAAACTTTTAATTCAATAAAAATGTCGATAACTTCATGA
- the accA gene encoding acetyl-CoA carboxylase carboxyl transferase subunit alpha, which yields MANELEFEKPVLELRKKIQELKEFTNQSDVDFTTEIEKLEARLKNLESEVYSNMKPWERVQVARHPNRPTTLDYIKQLFSDFLEMHGDRYYGDDEAIVGGIAKFNGLPVTVIGHQRGKDTKENIRRNFGCPHPEGYRKALRLMKQAEKFGRPIVCFIDTKGAYPGKAAEERGQSEAIARNLFEMAGLTVPIVCIVIGEGGSGGALALGLGDRIHMLENSTYSVISPEGAAALLWKDASQAKRAAETMKITAPDLKELGVIDEIISEVQGGAHKNVEEQAGYIKDILEKSLKELLPLDSLNLIQQRYDKYKAIGEFTVLNDLSRVN from the coding sequence TTGGCAAATGAATTAGAATTTGAAAAACCCGTCTTGGAACTAAGAAAGAAAATACAAGAGCTAAAAGAATTTACTAATCAGTCAGATGTCGATTTTACGACTGAAATTGAAAAGCTTGAAGCTAGATTGAAAAATCTAGAAAGTGAAGTATATTCGAATATGAAACCGTGGGAACGAGTTCAAGTTGCACGTCATCCAAACCGCCCCACAACTCTAGATTATATTAAACAATTATTTAGTGACTTTTTAGAGATGCATGGAGACCGCTATTATGGGGATGATGAAGCAATTGTAGGTGGGATAGCCAAATTTAATGGTTTACCTGTAACGGTAATAGGGCATCAGCGTGGGAAAGATACGAAGGAAAATATCCGTCGTAATTTTGGGTGTCCACATCCTGAAGGTTATCGCAAGGCGTTAAGGCTAATGAAGCAAGCTGAGAAATTCGGACGTCCGATCGTATGCTTTATTGATACGAAAGGAGCATACCCAGGAAAAGCTGCTGAAGAAAGAGGACAGAGTGAAGCGATTGCTCGAAATCTATTTGAGATGGCAGGGTTAACAGTCCCAATTGTATGTATTGTAATTGGCGAAGGTGGAAGCGGGGGCGCCCTAGCTCTTGGACTAGGTGATCGAATCCACATGTTGGAGAATTCGACTTATTCCGTTATCTCACCTGAAGGGGCTGCTGCTCTTCTATGGAAGGATGCTTCCCAAGCAAAGCGAGCGGCTGAAACGATGAAAATTACAGCTCCAGACTTAAAAGAACTAGGTGTCATTGATGAGATTATTTCTGAAGTGCAAGGTGGAGCACATAAAAATGTTGAAGAACAAGCAGGGTATATTAAAGACATTTTAGAAAAATCTTTAAAGGAATTATTGCCATTGGATTCACTGAACTTAATTCAACAAAGATATGATAAATATAAAGCAATTGGTGAATTTACTGTTTTAAATGATTTGTCTAGGGTAAACTGA
- a CDS encoding FxsA family protein, which yields MRYLMLFLIIVPALEIGLLIYSGQALGAPTTILLIIATGVIGAYLAKKQGIQTVKNAQNQLQYGQAPGDAIVDGLCILVGGVVLLTPGFITDAIGFFLLIPVTRKLIKPFILKLFKRWINNRNVIIHR from the coding sequence ATGCGCTATTTAATGTTATTTTTAATAATTGTACCTGCGTTAGAAATTGGTTTGCTCATTTATTCTGGACAAGCATTAGGAGCACCCACAACCATTTTATTAATTATTGCGACAGGAGTTATCGGTGCTTATCTTGCGAAAAAACAAGGAATACAAACAGTAAAAAATGCTCAAAATCAACTTCAATACGGACAGGCACCGGGAGATGCGATTGTAGATGGTTTATGTATTTTAGTTGGTGGTGTTGTCTTGTTAACACCGGGATTCATTACAGATGCGATTGGATTTTTTCTATTGATCCCTGTAACAAGAAAGCTGATCAAACCATTCATACTGAAATTATTTAAGCGCTGGATAAACAATCGTAACGTAATTATCCATAGGTAA
- the ytvI gene encoding sporulation integral membrane protein YtvI gives MNIVYFHRFLRFLVVILSVILFFITAFYVSTLTYPFIFAILLAFLINPLVNILEDKARIPRPFAVFISILLLFALFVGVITLLIAEIVEGAEYLSNVLPDHIETFIQFAENSITAYVIPIYEHLASIFNNLESVQQETIIANIQAAGEEIASNAGEFLQNFFQLLPNLITWIPNTATAIIFTILATFFISKDWYRLTALIAKHVPKKAKSSGRTVYIDLKKALFGFFKAQLTLISLTMVVIFIGLLILRVKYSITIALLIGLVDLLPYLGTAAVLIPWMLYELLSGDIKLGIGLAILYMIVAIQRQIMEPKVLSSSIGLDPLATLLSLFVGFKLIGFLGLIIGPITLVMITALRKAGVFHDVWIYIKGNTPPS, from the coding sequence TTGAATATTGTATATTTCCATCGGTTTTTGCGATTTTTAGTTGTTATTTTGTCTGTCATTCTCTTTTTTATTACAGCTTTTTATGTATCGACCTTAACGTATCCATTTATTTTTGCCATTCTTCTTGCCTTTTTAATAAATCCTCTTGTTAATATTCTAGAAGATAAAGCAAGGATTCCAAGACCCTTTGCCGTATTTATTTCTATTCTATTACTATTCGCTCTCTTCGTTGGAGTAATCACTTTGCTTATTGCTGAAATAGTAGAAGGGGCTGAATACCTTTCAAACGTATTACCTGACCATATTGAAACATTTATACAATTTGCAGAAAACTCGATTACTGCATATGTTATACCAATATATGAACACCTTGCATCAATCTTTAATAATTTAGAATCTGTTCAACAAGAAACGATTATTGCTAACATCCAAGCAGCTGGCGAAGAAATTGCGAGTAATGCAGGGGAGTTTCTTCAAAATTTCTTTCAACTACTGCCAAACCTCATCACTTGGATTCCAAACACTGCAACCGCGATTATTTTTACTATACTAGCTACCTTTTTTATTAGTAAAGACTGGTATAGACTCACTGCATTAATTGCTAAACACGTTCCAAAGAAAGCAAAATCAAGCGGAAGAACCGTTTATATTGATTTAAAGAAAGCACTTTTTGGCTTTTTCAAAGCGCAGCTAACGCTCATTTCTCTCACAATGGTCGTAATCTTTATTGGTTTGCTCATTTTACGTGTCAAATATTCCATTACTATTGCCCTTCTAATTGGATTAGTTGATTTATTACCTTACCTTGGGACAGCAGCTGTTTTAATACCATGGATGCTTTATGAACTATTAAGTGGAGATATTAAGCTTGGAATCGGGCTCGCTATTTTATATATGATTGTCGCCATACAAAGACAAATTATGGAACCTAAAGTTCTTTCATCATCTATCGGACTAGATCCATTAGCTACCTTACTCTCTTTATTTGTAGGCTTTAAATTAATCGGCTTTTTAGGCTTGATCATTGGTCCTATAACACTTGTCATGATTACCGCCTTAAGAAAGGCTGGAGTGTTTCATGATGTCTGGATTTATATTAAAGGAAATACGCCCCCATCCTAA